The genomic segment TTTAACAGCCGCGTGGAATGGTGCGCCTGCTTTGTGTCATGGTGCTACAATCAAGCCGGAAAAAGCGAACCCCGCTTTGCGGGCTGCGAATGGCAGGGCGTTCCTTGGTTCCAGTCAAGGGGACAATGGGGCGCACGCGGCTATGAGAATATCGCACCGGGCGACGCTATCTTTTTCGACTGGGATTTAGACGGCGTTGCCGACCATGTGGGGCTTGTGCTTGGCAGGGACGGAAGCCACGTCTATACCGTTGAGGGCAATTCCGGCGACGCCTGCAAGATTAAAAGCTATGACCTCAACTATCAATGTATCAAAGGCTACGGGCTGATGAACTGGTAAGCAGCCCCGAAAAGAAAGGAGAATTTATTTTATGGCAAACAACAAAATCGACCGTATCAATAAGGAAATCGCAAAGACCCGCGAGAAAATCACAGAGTATCAGAACAAGTTAAAAGGACTGGAAGCGCAGAAAACCGAAGCGGAAAACCTTGAAATCGTGCAGCTTGTACGCGCTATGCGACTTACCCCGCAGGAATTAAATGCTATGCTGTCCGGCGGCGGTATTCCCGGCATGAACGCCGCACCCGCTACCGAAGCGGCAGACTACGAAGAACAGGAGGACAATGCAGATGAAAAATAAACTCAAACAGACCATGACTGCCCTTTGTGCCGCCCTTATCCTTATGGGCGGTTTTTCTGTCCCTGCCTATGCACAGGGAACAGCCGCAGAGCCACCCACAGAGGACGCGACCAACGACAGCAATGTAGTGGTGGAAGAACCGGAAACGCCGCCCCTTACCCCAAAGGGCAACGCAACACTGGTGGACGATTTCGGCGGCAATAAGCAGCTTATCACTGTTACCACCAAAGGCGGCAACTACTTTTATATCCTCATTGACCGGGCAACCGAGGGGGAACAGACCGTACATTTCCTTAATCAAGTGGACGAAGCCGACCTTATGGCACTGACCGAAACCGGGGAAGCCACGAAAAAGCCGGAAGTCTGCAACTGTACGGAAAAATGCGAAGTCGGAAAGGTAAATACGTCCTGCCCGGTATGTGCAACTACTCTGACAGGCTGCACAGGCAAGGAACCCACGCCAACACCCACCGAGCAGCCGGAAGAACCCAAAGAAAAAGACGGCAATCCCGGCGCGGTGCTTGCCTTAGTCCTCTTTGTGCTGCTTGGTGGCGGCGCGGCGTTCTACTACTTTAAGTTTGTAAAACCGAAGCATAACGTGAAAGGAAGCACCGACCTTGAAGATTTTGACTTTGAGGATTACGACGAGGACGAGCCGGAAGCAGATACCGGGGAAGTTTCCAAAGAGGAAGAAACGGAGGACGAGGAAGTATGACCCTGTTTACCGACAATCCCTTTGAAAAGATGATGATACAGAAGCCGGACTATGGCAAACGGGAAAAATCCCCGCCGGAGATTTCTTCCCCACGCTGCGCGGGCTGCCCTTACAAGGGGCAGTCCCCTTGTGTGGGGTACTGTATGAGAAAACTGGAAAACAAACGACAGACCGAACGATAAAAGGAGGAATTATCATTGATTTTAGTTATCGCAGAAAAGCCCAGTGTGGCACAGACAATCGCTGCCGTACTTGGGGCAAAGGAAAAGAAAGACGGATTTCTCATAGGAAGCGGCTATATCGTTTCTTGGTGCGTGGGACATTTGGTAGGGCTTTCCGAAGCTGCCGCCTACGGGGAGCAGTATAAAAAGTGGAGCTATGACAGCTTACCGATTTTGCCGCAGGAATGGAAGTACACCGTTGCTTCTGACAAGGAAAAGCAATTCAAGACCTTAAAGGAACTTATGCACCGGGCAGACGTTTCCGAAGTCGTCAATGCCTGCGACGCGGGGCGCGAGGGAGAACTCATTTTCCGTTTTGTCTACGAAGTTGCCGGGTGCAGGAAGCCCACGCGCCGCTTGTGGATTTCCTCAATGGAAGAAGCTGCTATCAAAGAGGGCTTTTCTCATCTGAAGAACGGCGAAGCATACGACGCGCTCTTTGCTTCCGCATTATGCAGGGCAAAGGCTGACTGGCTAATCGGTATCAACGCCACCCGTCTTTTTTCTGTCCTTTACAACCATACCTTGAATGTGGGACGCGTACAGACCCCGACCTTAAAAATGCTTGTTGACCGGGACGCGGCGATTACCACGTTCAAGAAAGAAAAATACTATCATGTGCGCCTGTCCTTATCCGGCGCGGAAGCTGCAAGCGAAAAACTGTCTGACCGTTCCGAAGCTGACAGGCTGAAAGCTGCTTGTGAAGCGTCAAAAGCAGTCTGTACTTCCCTTGTGAAAGAGAAAAAGACCGCAGCCCCGCCGAAGCTCTTTGACCTTACTTCTTTGCAGAGGGAAGCAAACCGCCTGTTCGGATATACCGCAAAGCAGACCCTTGACCTTGCACAAGCCCTGTATGAAAAGCGTTTGCTTACTTATCCGAGAACCGACAGCGCATTTCTGACCGACGACATGGGCGACACAGCGGCGGGCATTATCAAGCTGCTTTGTGGGAAATTTTCTTTTATGGCGGGCATGGACTTTGCGCCGGAGCTTGCAAAAGTGCTGAACAGTAAAAAGGTATCAGACCACCATGCCATTATCCCGACTATGGAGCTTGCAAAGACCGACCTTGCCGCGCTGCCGGAAAGCGAAAGGAATATCCTTACCCTTGCCGGGGCGCGTCTGCTCATGGCGACCGCCGCAGTACATACCTTTGAAGCGGTTACGGCTACATTTGAATGTGCCGGACAGTCCTTTACCGCAAAGGGAAAAACAGTGCTGTACGACGGTTGGAAAGAGATTGACCGCCGTTACCGGGCAGCCTTAAAGAACAAGCCCGAAACGGACGACGCAGACAGCGACACAGAAAAGACCCTGCCGCCATTTACCGAGGGACAGACCTTTGAAAATCCGGCGGCAACGGTAACGGAACATGACACAACACCGCCAAAACCTCACAACGAAGCGTCGCTGCTCTCTGCTATGGAGCACGCCGGAAGCGAGGACACCGACCCGGACGCAGAACGCAAAGGGCTTGGAACTCCCGCCACCCGCGCCGCCGTCATTGAAAAACTGGTAAAGGGCGGTTTTGTGGAGCGAAAAGGCAAGCAGCTACTTCCCACAAAGGACGGTATCAACCTTGTGTGCGTCCTGCCGGACACCTTGACAAGCCCGCAGCTTACCGCAGAATGGGAAAACAATCTGACACAGATTGCAAAAGGCAAGGCAGACCCCGCCGCATTTATGGAGGGTATTGAGAATATGGCGCGGGAACTGGTAAAGACGTACCCGTTTCTTTCTGATGATAAAGCGCAGATGTTCAAGCCGGAACGGGAAGCGTTGGGAAGCTGCCCCCGCTGCGGTTCTCCTGTCTATGAGGGCAAGAAGAATTACTATTGCAGCAATAAGGAAT from the Blautia wexlerae DSM 19850 genome contains:
- a CDS encoding DUF4366 domain-containing protein, which codes for MKNKLKQTMTALCAALILMGGFSVPAYAQGTAAEPPTEDATNDSNVVVEEPETPPLTPKGNATLVDDFGGNKQLITVTTKGGNYFYILIDRATEGEQTVHFLNQVDEADLMALTETGEATKKPEVCNCTEKCEVGKVNTSCPVCATTLTGCTGKEPTPTPTEQPEEPKEKDGNPGAVLALVLFVLLGGGAAFYYFKFVKPKHNVKGSTDLEDFDFEDYDEDEPEADTGEVSKEEETEDEEV
- a CDS encoding DNA topoisomerase 3; this translates as MILVIAEKPSVAQTIAAVLGAKEKKDGFLIGSGYIVSWCVGHLVGLSEAAAYGEQYKKWSYDSLPILPQEWKYTVASDKEKQFKTLKELMHRADVSEVVNACDAGREGELIFRFVYEVAGCRKPTRRLWISSMEEAAIKEGFSHLKNGEAYDALFASALCRAKADWLIGINATRLFSVLYNHTLNVGRVQTPTLKMLVDRDAAITTFKKEKYYHVRLSLSGAEAASEKLSDRSEADRLKAACEASKAVCTSLVKEKKTAAPPKLFDLTSLQREANRLFGYTAKQTLDLAQALYEKRLLTYPRTDSAFLTDDMGDTAAGIIKLLCGKFSFMAGMDFAPELAKVLNSKKVSDHHAIIPTMELAKTDLAALPESERNILTLAGARLLMATAAVHTFEAVTATFECAGQSFTAKGKTVLYDGWKEIDRRYRAALKNKPETDDADSDTEKTLPPFTEGQTFENPAATVTEHDTTPPKPHNEASLLSAMEHAGSEDTDPDAERKGLGTPATRAAVIEKLVKGGFVERKGKQLLPTKDGINLVCVLPDTLTSPQLTAEWENNLTQIAKGKADPAAFMEGIENMARELVKTYPFLSDDKAQMFKPEREALGSCPRCGSPVYEGKKNYYCSNKECIFTMWKNDRFFEERKVTFTPKIAAALLQSGKVNVKKLYSPKTGKTYDGTIVLADTGGKYVNYRVELPKKK
- a CDS encoding DUF4315 family protein → MANNKIDRINKEIAKTREKITEYQNKLKGLEAQKTEAENLEIVQLVRAMRLTPQELNAMLSGGGIPGMNAAPATEAADYEEQEDNADEK